A window of the Blattabacterium cuenoti genome harbors these coding sequences:
- a CDS encoding potassium channel family protein: protein MKVIIIGLGNFGRSLAINLTNNGHEVFGIDCKMEKIDLLKEHISDVVCMDANNEAAYEALPIHQADLAIVAIGENEGSSIVATAILKNKYKNLRIISRSLSRIHDTILEAMGINDIVHPEQDAAFRLTKQIAFNYALDYFRVDNKYSIAEVFSPEDFIGKKVKNVNLIKKYSVSLITVIRNISGNIKYYFNSEDSDRKVIGLVTGDTVLQIGDILTIFGSNISIMNFIKDKEIKDIDKKFCI from the coding sequence ATGAAAGTTATAATTATTGGTCTAGGAAATTTTGGAAGATCTTTAGCAATTAATTTAACAAATAATGGTCATGAAGTATTTGGTATAGATTGTAAAATGGAAAAAATTGATTTATTGAAAGAACATATTTCTGATGTAGTTTGTATGGATGCTAATAATGAAGCTGCTTATGAAGCATTACCTATTCATCAAGCTGATTTAGCTATAGTAGCTATAGGAGAAAATGAAGGATCTTCTATAGTTGCAACAGCTATCCTAAAAAATAAATATAAAAATCTTAGAATAATAAGTAGATCTTTATCTAGAATTCATGATACAATATTAGAAGCTATGGGAATTAATGATATAGTACATCCAGAACAAGATGCTGCATTTAGATTAACTAAACAAATAGCATTTAATTATGCATTAGATTATTTTAGAGTAGATAATAAATATTCTATTGCAGAAGTTTTTTCTCCAGAAGATTTTATTGGAAAAAAGGTTAAAAATGTAAATCTAATTAAAAAGTATTCTGTTTCCTTAATTACTGTTATTCGTAATATTAGTGGTAATATAAAATATTATTTTAATAGTGAAGATTCAGATAGAAAAGTAATAGGATTAGTTACAGGAGATACTGTTTTGCAAATAGGAGATATATTAACAATATTTGGTTCTAATATATCTATTATGAATTTTATAAAAGATAAAGAAATAAAAGATATCGATAAAAAATTCTGTATTTAA
- a CDS encoding TrkH family potassium uptake protein, whose protein sequence is MILNKIKNILEIFYPIVFFYIIIHLGWWKEYNNNILNTKILIGIIFVINIMHFFILFDKKLERDYKSMIFLSSLILFIPIVLFLTKIYFIKNKNYSIIRISSIISLVIYILIRITYSMKKIYMKIHNPIFIFIMSFIFLVFLGSILLMLPASTVRNISFIDALFTSTSAVCVTGLIVLDTSKDFTFIGKIILLILIELGGLGILTITSFLNYFFRNGFSFKEAVFVSSFLNTKTTNNVLLFAVKVVFFTIIIELIGSLLIYLCIKNSGINISMIEYNNLLFFSIFHSISAFCNSGFSILSQGFYSKFIRFNYCFQLIIAFLIILGGIGFNILFNFFHLFWLNIKKCFYKIFKHEYIRPPINIVTLNTRIVIITTFFLIIFGTIFYYISEYYFSLEKHSSLYGKWIISFFSSVTARTAGFNVLNMNNLNPITILVTIFLMWIGASPASTGGGIKTSTFALAIMNIISLYKGKDRLEIRRREISRESIRIAFSIIMLSLIIIYTSVLFILFFDPEKNILSIFFEVFSAFSTTGLSLGITSSLSTVSKLILILLMLLGRIGIFNIVISFLRKNKINFNNYYKLPEENILI, encoded by the coding sequence ATGATTCTTAATAAAATTAAGAATATTCTAGAAATATTTTATCCTATTGTATTTTTTTATATAATTATACATTTAGGGTGGTGGAAAGAGTATAATAACAATATTCTTAATACTAAAATTCTAATTGGAATAATATTTGTTATTAACATAATGCATTTTTTTATACTTTTTGATAAAAAATTAGAAAGAGACTATAAATCTATGATATTTTTATCTTCTTTAATATTATTTATTCCTATAGTTTTATTTTTAACAAAAATTTATTTTATAAAAAATAAAAATTATTCTATAATAAGAATATCTTCAATTATAAGTTTAGTAATATATATATTAATACGTATTACATATTCAATGAAAAAAATATATATGAAAATACACAATCCAATTTTCATATTTATTATGAGTTTCATTTTTTTAGTTTTTTTGGGATCTATTTTATTAATGTTACCAGCATCTACAGTTAGAAATATATCATTTATAGATGCATTATTTACTTCTACTAGCGCTGTATGTGTTACTGGATTAATTGTTTTAGATACATCTAAAGATTTTACTTTTATAGGAAAAATTATTTTATTAATATTAATAGAATTAGGTGGATTAGGCATTTTAACTATTACTTCTTTTTTAAATTATTTTTTTAGAAATGGATTTTCGTTCAAAGAAGCAGTTTTTGTTAGTAGTTTTCTAAATACAAAAACAACAAATAATGTTTTACTTTTTGCTGTAAAAGTTGTTTTTTTTACAATTATTATAGAATTAATAGGATCATTATTAATTTATTTATGTATTAAAAATAGTGGAATAAATATTTCTATGATAGAATATAATAATTTATTATTTTTTTCAATTTTTCATTCTATATCAGCTTTTTGTAATAGTGGATTCTCTATTCTTAGTCAGGGATTTTATTCTAAATTTATAAGATTTAATTATTGTTTTCAATTAATTATTGCATTTCTAATAATTTTAGGTGGAATAGGGTTTAATATATTATTTAATTTTTTTCATTTATTTTGGTTAAATATAAAAAAATGTTTCTATAAAATTTTTAAACATGAGTATATAAGACCACCTATTAACATAGTAACTTTAAATACAAGAATTGTTATTATAACAACTTTTTTTCTCATAATTTTTGGTACTATATTTTATTACATAAGTGAATATTATTTTTCTCTTGAAAAACATTCATCTTTATATGGAAAATGGATTATTTCTTTTTTTTCATCTGTTACAGCAAGAACAGCTGGATTTAATGTATTGAATATGAATAATTTAAATCCTATTACTATATTAGTAACCATATTTTTAATGTGGATAGGAGCTTCTCCTGCATCTACTGGAGGTGGAATAAAAACAAGTACTTTTGCATTAGCTATTATGAATATAATTTCTTTATATAAAGGAAAAGATAGATTAGAAATAAGGAGAAGAGAAATTTCTAGAGAATCTATAAGAATAGCTTTTTCTATTATTATGTTATCTTTAATTATTATATATACAAGTGTTTTATTTATATTATTTTTTGATCCAGAAAAAAATATTTTATCTATTTTTTTTGAGGTATTTTCTGCTTTTTCTACTACAGGATTATCTTTAGGTATTACATCTAGCTTGTCAACTGTTAGTAAATTGATTTTAATTTTATTAATGTTATTAGGAAGAATAGGTATTTTTAATATAGTAATTAGTTTTTTAAGAAAAAATAAAATTAATTTTAATAATTACTATAAACTTCCTGAAGAAAATATTTTAATATAA
- the tsaB gene encoding tRNA (adenosine(37)-N6)-threonylcarbamoyltransferase complex dimerization subunit type 1 TsaB, translated as MSLILNIETSTKNCSVCISNNGKNMVLVEENSEQYLHSEKLHMFIQYALEIAKINIKNIESICVNIGPGSYSSLRVGISAAKGLCISLNIPLLFLDTLTILIQKINIEKINNNFNKNILIVPTLYAKKNYFYTSLFNINKKRITPIFIENNKEFIQKINKKNHLYIIGNLLFPISEKNVKKMIFSNPSALEMIYISYKKFFKKKFVNVNNISPIYL; from the coding sequence ATGTCTTTAATACTTAATATAGAAACATCAACAAAAAATTGTTCTGTTTGTATTTCTAATAATGGAAAAAATATGGTTCTTGTTGAAGAGAATTCAGAACAATATTTACATTCAGAAAAATTACATATGTTTATTCAATATGCATTAGAAATAGCAAAAATTAATATTAAAAATATTGAATCTATTTGCGTAAATATAGGTCCTGGATCATATTCATCTTTAAGAGTTGGAATATCTGCTGCAAAAGGATTATGTATATCATTAAATATTCCTTTATTATTTTTAGATACTTTAACAATTTTAATACAAAAAATAAATATAGAAAAAATAAATAATAATTTCAATAAAAATATACTTATAGTTCCAACATTATATGCAAAAAAAAATTATTTTTATACTTCATTATTTAATATAAATAAAAAAAGAATTACTCCTATATTTATTGAAAATAATAAAGAATTTATACAAAAAATAAATAAAAAAAATCATTTATATATAATAGGAAATTTATTATTTCCTATATCAGAAAAAAATGTTAAAAAAATGATTTTTTCTAATCCTTCTGCATTAGAAATGATTTATATATCTTATAAAAAATTTTTTAAAAAAAAATTTGTTAATGTAAACAATATTAGTCCAATATATTTGTAA
- the nadE gene encoding NAD(+) synthase: MIKIKVNKIISYIVSWLKEYIKNSYSKGFVIGISGGIDSSVTSVLTSMTGIPTMVIEIPIIENRNILAKKHAKFLLSNYSNVFYLKKDLHNFFNFFCKNIAFKNHINNDLALANVQSRMRMIMLYYYANLNNYIVVGTGNKIEDFGIGFFTKYGDGGVDIQPIADLNKSEIRLLAKELNIISEIQKAKPTDGLWKDNRSDEEQIGLSYDNLEWAMNIMLFKKNNNIFSKNKIIKKYKYLHSKNKHKIDKIPICNIPSSYKEK; encoded by the coding sequence ATGATAAAAATTAAAGTCAATAAAATTATTAGTTATATAGTATCTTGGTTAAAAGAATATATAAAAAATTCTTATTCAAAAGGATTTGTTATAGGTATATCTGGAGGCATTGATTCTTCTGTAACATCAGTACTAACATCTATGACAGGTATACCTACAATGGTTATAGAGATTCCTATTATAGAAAATAGAAATATTCTTGCTAAAAAACATGCAAAATTTCTATTATCAAATTATTCAAATGTTTTTTATTTAAAAAAAGATTTACATAATTTTTTTAATTTTTTTTGTAAAAATATTGCATTTAAAAATCATATAAATAATGATTTAGCATTAGCAAATGTACAATCTAGAATGCGAATGATTATGTTATACTATTATGCAAATTTAAATAATTATATTGTTGTTGGAACAGGAAATAAAATAGAAGATTTTGGTATTGGATTTTTTACTAAATATGGAGATGGAGGTGTAGATATACAACCAATAGCTGATTTAAATAAAAGTGAAATACGTCTTCTTGCTAAAGAATTAAATATTATTTCTGAAATTCAAAAAGCTAAACCAACTGATGGATTATGGAAAGATAATCGTTCTGATGAAGAACAAATAGGATTATCTTATGATAATTTAGAATGGGCTATGAATATTATGTTATTTAAGAAAAACAATAATATCTTTTCTAAAAATAAAATTATTAAAAAATATAAATATTTACATTCAAAAAATAAACATAAAATAGATAAAATTCCAATTTGTAATATTCCTTCTTCTTATAAAGAAAAATGA
- the folE gene encoding GTP cyclohydrolase I FolE yields the protein MNYNIMIIKDHKIKKNEDFSVEKIVNIDKNQLIEKITEKYTINKEKMKKILKIEKHFFHIMKVLGLDMNNDSLKKTPNRVARMFVEEIFSGLFSENKPRSSVFNNNYRYKQMIIEKNITVYSTCEHHFLPIIGKAHVGYISSGKVLGLSKINRIVDFYSKRPQVQERLTIQIVDYLKKILHTNDVACIIEAKHLCVNSRGIKDTDSSTTTTELTGNFKNNSDIRKEFFHHIKSYY from the coding sequence ATGAATTATAACATAATGATAATTAAAGATCATAAAATAAAAAAAAATGAAGATTTTTCTGTAGAAAAAATAGTTAATATTGATAAAAATCAATTAATTGAAAAAATAACAGAAAAATATACCATTAATAAAGAAAAAATGAAAAAAATTTTAAAAATAGAAAAACATTTTTTTCATATTATGAAAGTTTTAGGATTAGATATGAATAATGATAGTTTAAAAAAAACTCCAAATCGTGTTGCAAGAATGTTTGTAGAAGAAATATTTAGTGGACTTTTTTCAGAAAATAAACCTAGATCATCTGTCTTTAATAATAATTATAGATACAAACAAATGATTATTGAAAAAAATATTACAGTTTATTCTACTTGTGAGCATCATTTTTTACCAATAATTGGAAAAGCTCATGTTGGATATATATCAAGTGGTAAAGTATTAGGATTATCTAAAATAAATAGAATTGTAGATTTCTATTCCAAAAGACCACAAGTACAAGAACGTTTAACAATACAAATTGTTGATTATTTAAAAAAAATATTACATACTAATGATGTAGCATGTATAATAGAAGCAAAACATTTATGCGTTAATTCACGTGGAATTAAAGATACAGATAGTAGTACTACTACTACTGAATTAACTGGAAATTTTAAAAATAATTCTGATATTAGAAAAGAATTTTTTCATCATATAAAATCATATTATTAA
- the cysS gene encoding cysteine--tRNA ligase, which produces MNISNKTLLIYNSLTEKKELFRPVNNNGYIGIYVCGPTVYNHLHLGNYRTFIIFDVIFRYLMHLGYKVRYVRNITDVGHLENEENDEDKIVKRSLIEGLDPMEIVQKYTVSFHNTLNILNILPPSIEPTATGHIIEQIELIKTLIYKELAYEANGSVYFNLNNYVKKYRYGIISKNKIENLIFNKNFSYNEKNYLYDFSIWKKSNKKKIMSWISPWGNGVPGWHTECVSMSTKYLGNIFDIHGGGIDLKFPHHECELAQSIGINNTEKTFARYWIHTNMLTINGKKMSKSLKNFLRIEYLINKKIISSPNVFKLFILQFHYRSIINFSIENLKKTEKSYIKIKRSIEILEKFVPNNTNKINIKFDVHNWINKCYESINDDFNTPMLISYLFKASNFIINSELFNNITIFHFNLLKKHMNHFIFDILGFSKINCNINNDKKFNSLVNNLIKFRNKIRKQKNWIISDKIREILLQFGIITNDKKL; this is translated from the coding sequence ATGAATATTTCAAATAAAACATTATTAATATATAATTCTTTAACAGAAAAAAAAGAATTATTTCGTCCAGTTAACAATAATGGTTATATTGGAATTTATGTTTGTGGACCAACAGTATATAATCATTTACATTTAGGAAATTATCGTACTTTCATAATATTTGATGTTATTTTTAGATATTTAATGCATTTAGGATATAAAGTTCGTTATGTTAGGAATATTACAGATGTAGGACATTTAGAAAATGAAGAAAATGATGAAGACAAAATAGTAAAAAGATCTCTTATAGAAGGACTTGATCCTATGGAAATTGTACAAAAATATACAGTTTCTTTTCATAATACATTAAACATCTTAAATATACTTCCTCCAAGTATAGAACCTACTGCCACAGGACATATCATAGAACAAATAGAATTAATAAAAACATTAATTTACAAAGAACTTGCATATGAAGCAAATGGATCTGTTTACTTTAATTTAAATAATTATGTAAAAAAATATCGTTATGGTATAATAAGTAAAAATAAAATTGAAAATCTTATTTTTAATAAAAATTTTTCATATAATGAAAAAAATTATTTGTATGATTTTTCTATTTGGAAAAAATCTAACAAAAAAAAAATTATGAGTTGGATTTCTCCATGGGGGAATGGAGTACCAGGATGGCATACTGAATGTGTTAGCATGAGTACTAAATATTTAGGTAATATATTTGATATTCATGGAGGAGGAATAGATTTAAAATTTCCACATCATGAATGTGAATTAGCACAATCAATTGGAATTAACAATACAGAAAAAACATTTGCTCGTTATTGGATTCATACTAATATGCTTACTATTAACGGGAAAAAAATGAGTAAATCTTTAAAAAATTTTCTTAGAATAGAGTACCTTATTAATAAAAAAATAATTTCTTCTCCTAATGTTTTTAAATTATTTATTTTACAATTTCATTATAGAAGTATTATAAATTTTTCTATTGAAAATTTGAAAAAAACGGAAAAAAGTTATATTAAAATAAAAAGATCCATAGAAATTTTAGAAAAATTTGTTCCTAATAATACAAATAAAATAAATATAAAATTTGATGTACATAATTGGATAAATAAATGTTATGAATCTATTAATGATGATTTTAACACTCCTATGTTAATTTCTTATTTATTTAAAGCTTCTAATTTTATAATAAATTCAGAATTATTTAATAACATAACAATATTTCATTTTAATTTATTAAAAAAACATATGAATCATTTTATTTTTGATATATTAGGATTTTCTAAAATAAATTGTAATATTAACAATGATAAAAAATTTAATTCTTTAGTAAATAATTTAATAAAATTCCGTAATAAAATACGAAAACAAAAAAATTGGATTATTTCCGATAAAATACGTGAAATTTTATTACAATTTGGAATTATAACAAATGATAAAAAATTATAA